GGCTGTTGGGACATTTGAACATGGAAGAATTCGACGTGGACGTGGCGCAGGCGACGTTCCAACGGGCGCTGGCGATCAATCCCGAATCCTCCGGTTCCCACGCGGGAATGGGAATGGCTTACTTGCACCGCAACCAGGCGGACAAAGCGGCGATCGAGTTGCGGGAATCGCTGCGGCTCGAGCCGAACAATCCCTACGCGCAGGAACTCTATTTGCAATCGGTCAAGTCAAGGCATCGTCTCTATTATCTTTTTTGGCGATGGTCGCTTTCGCTGAAGCGCTTAGGGCGGACGAAAGCGTTTTTTTTGATTTTTGGATTGTGGATTCTTATCAACGCCATTACGACGATGCGGCAGAAGATGCCGGAGTTTTTCGACCGCCATCCCCTTGCCGATACGGCGGTATTGATTCTTGTCGTCCTCTATATTTTATTCTGCATCTATACCTGGATCGCCGATCCCTTATTCAATTTTTGCGCCCGGCGCGGATGGATCAAGTAAAGGATTCTTTCGCCTCTACTCGAAATAGATTGTATGAATGAGGAGGATATAGAAGATGGAAAAAGGAATGGTTTTTGAAAATTATCCTTTGTGGATGGTTCTCGTCTCCAATTCGCTTTCATTGGCCATCTATGCTTTG
The window above is part of the Candidatus Omnitrophota bacterium genome. Proteins encoded here:
- a CDS encoding tetratricopeptide repeat protein, yielding MEISYERPSGHIERGRALLDLERPEAAIDELQAALAEDPQSAEAECLMALAYAMLANYPIAELHVRNALTLDPDNAYSHYVYGMILQDSQRDGGAEREYLRAIHLLPVCADFHAAYAWLLYRNGQMDKAKKIARNALRFDPENVEALRLLGHLNMEEFDVDVAQATFQRALAINPESSGSHAGMGMAYLHRNQADKAAIELRESLRLEPNNPYAQELYLQSVKSRHRLYYLFWRWSLSLKRLGRTKAFFLIFGLWILINAITTMRQKMPEFFDRHPLADTAVLILVVLYILFCIYTWIADPLFNFCARRGWIK